A part of Azospirillum thermophilum genomic DNA contains:
- the cas5e gene encoding type I-E CRISPR-associated protein Cas5/CasD, with translation MSADATGTGHRWLILRLEAPLLAFGGVAIDAVGVTRDFPAVSMLTGLFANALGWDRTEVEAHQALQDRLVYGARRDRANPLGLLTDSQNAQLEARERGWTTWGRPEERGGGGQGIHRRRRDYHADACIQLVVRLDPADGTPDLDALAAALERPARPLFIGRKPCLPTHPIWAPGMEVTAPTVHAALSLLAPADDADDPPWSALWPADEGPKTGRNVHRVTALADRRNWRTGLHGGTRMVVEGCIGVSPETAP, from the coding sequence ATGAGCGCGGACGCAACCGGCACCGGGCATCGATGGCTGATCCTGCGGCTGGAAGCGCCCTTGCTGGCCTTCGGCGGCGTGGCCATCGACGCCGTGGGGGTGACGCGGGACTTCCCCGCCGTCTCGATGCTGACCGGGCTGTTTGCCAACGCGCTGGGGTGGGACCGGACTGAGGTGGAGGCGCACCAGGCGCTTCAGGACCGTCTGGTCTACGGCGCCCGGCGCGACCGGGCGAACCCCCTCGGCCTCCTGACCGACAGCCAGAACGCGCAGCTGGAGGCGAGGGAGCGCGGCTGGACCACATGGGGCCGCCCGGAGGAACGCGGCGGCGGCGGGCAGGGCATTCACCGGCGGCGGCGCGATTACCACGCCGACGCCTGCATCCAACTGGTGGTCCGCCTTGATCCGGCGGACGGAACGCCGGACCTCGACGCCCTGGCGGCGGCGCTGGAGCGCCCGGCCCGGCCGTTGTTCATCGGTCGCAAGCCCTGCCTTCCCACCCACCCGATCTGGGCGCCGGGAATGGAGGTGACGGCGCCGACCGTCCATGCCGCGCTGTCTTTGCTGGCGCCCGCCGACGATGCCGACGATCCGCCCTGGTCCGCGCTGTGGCCCGCCGACGAAGGGCCGAAAACTGGCCGGAACGTCCATCGCGTGACGGCGCTGGCCGATCGGCGCAATTGGCGCACAGGCCTGCACGGCGGCACCCGGATGGTCGTGGAAGGATGCATCGGCGTCAGCCCGGAGACAGCGCCATGA
- a CDS encoding type I-E CRISPR-associated protein Cas6/Cse3/CasE — protein sequence MTALHLIRLPVDMKALFRWAAERNLGQTDGGGFDDGRVLHHLLSEAFGKGRLQPFRLVVEPRGGRGSLYAYCRADAAGLRDEAHAVAPPEHLGVIDLAALAGKPMPDDWRTGRRLGFEIRARPVRRLLKPLAEAGKRPFAEGDEVDAFLVAVLRHPVEDRTPDHPSGGRELSREVVYAGWLAERLAGAATLAAVRLDSFRRHAASRKGRQGGAATLEGPDALLRGELEIGDPEAFQLALEKGVGRHRAYGFGMLMLRPAAGGSTGC from the coding sequence ATGACCGCCCTCCACCTGATCCGCCTGCCCGTGGATATGAAGGCGCTGTTCCGGTGGGCCGCCGAACGGAACCTGGGGCAGACCGACGGCGGCGGCTTCGACGATGGCCGCGTGCTGCACCATCTGCTGTCGGAAGCGTTCGGCAAGGGCCGGCTTCAGCCCTTCCGGCTCGTCGTGGAACCGCGCGGTGGCCGGGGAAGCCTCTACGCCTATTGCCGTGCCGACGCGGCGGGATTGAGGGACGAAGCCCACGCCGTCGCCCCGCCCGAGCATCTTGGAGTGATCGACCTGGCGGCACTGGCGGGCAAGCCGATGCCGGACGATTGGCGGACAGGCCGGCGGCTGGGGTTTGAGATCCGCGCACGTCCGGTGCGGCGGCTGCTAAAGCCACTGGCCGAAGCGGGCAAGCGGCCCTTCGCAGAGGGGGACGAAGTGGACGCCTTCCTGGTCGCGGTCCTGCGCCATCCCGTGGAAGACCGAACTCCGGACCATCCTTCTGGTGGGCGCGAACTGAGCCGGGAGGTGGTTTACGCCGGCTGGCTGGCCGAGCGGCTGGCGGGGGCTGCCACGCTGGCTGCGGTGCGGCTCGACTCCTTTCGGCGCCACGCCGCCAGCCGCAAGGGCCGCCAGGGCGGAGCGGCGACACTGGAGGGACCGGACGCGCTGTTGCGCGGCGAGCTGGAGATTGGCGATCCTGAAGCTTTCCAACTGGCGCTGGAAAAGGGGGTCGGGCGGCACCGGGCCTATGGCTTTGGAATGCTGATGCTGCGGCCGGCCGCTGGCGGATCGACGGGATGCTGA
- the cas1e gene encoding type I-E CRISPR-associated endonuclease Cas1e, translating to MLSGRLGLDKARIPHGDRHGLLWLDRGRLEVESGCLRFVTAGGGELAAGDYQIPHQGVSIVLLGPGSSVTHDALRLLARHGCGLAAIGEGAVRVYTAPPLMPDSSAAARAQVTLWADRETRMEVARAMYAMRFDEIVRTRDIEVLRGREGARIKESYRLAAERYGVPWRGRDYDRAAPDSADLANQAINHAATTMTAAASVAVASIGAIPQLGFVHEDSGQSFVLDIADLYRHDITLDIAFGAAKEAMTKPESVDRLVRRRAARLFRRKSVIPSMIDRIKTLLRLSGSDGGENSHDDGRETG from the coding sequence ATGCTGAGCGGACGCCTGGGCCTGGACAAGGCCCGCATCCCTCACGGCGACCGGCATGGCCTTCTCTGGCTCGACCGGGGCCGGCTGGAGGTGGAAAGCGGCTGCCTGCGGTTCGTGACCGCTGGCGGCGGCGAACTGGCGGCGGGAGACTACCAAATCCCGCACCAGGGCGTGTCGATTGTTCTGCTCGGCCCCGGATCGAGCGTCACCCACGACGCCCTGCGGCTTCTAGCACGGCACGGCTGTGGCCTTGCCGCGATCGGTGAGGGGGCCGTGCGCGTATACACCGCCCCGCCCCTGATGCCGGACAGTTCCGCCGCCGCGCGGGCGCAGGTGACCTTGTGGGCCGATCGCGAGACCCGGATGGAGGTGGCCCGTGCGATGTATGCGATGCGGTTCGACGAGATTGTCCGGACCCGCGACATCGAGGTGCTGCGGGGACGGGAAGGCGCGCGGATCAAGGAAAGCTACCGGCTGGCCGCAGAACGGTACGGCGTCCCGTGGCGGGGCCGGGACTACGACCGCGCCGCGCCCGATTCCGCCGATCTCGCCAACCAGGCGATCAACCATGCCGCTACCACGATGACCGCCGCCGCGTCGGTGGCCGTCGCGTCCATTGGAGCCATCCCCCAACTCGGTTTCGTTCATGAGGATTCGGGACAGTCGTTCGTTCTCGATATCGCCGACTTGTACCGTCACGACATCACGCTCGACATCGCGTTCGGCGCGGCCAAGGAGGCGATGACAAAGCCCGAATCGGTTGATCGTCTGGTCCGCCGCCGAGCCGCGCGGCTTTTCCGTCGGAAGTCGGTGATCCCGTCCATGATTGACCGGATCAAGACGCTTCTGCGGCTGTCCGGGTCTGACGGTGGGGAGAACAGCCACGATGACGGCAGGGAGACGGGCTGA
- the cas2e gene encoding type I-E CRISPR-associated endoribonuclease Cas2e produces the protein MPMVVVVTRDVEDRYRGFLGSVMLELAPGVYAHPRMSAGVRGRVWSVLTDWHDSLRRGAIVMTWADRAADGGLGLASLGDPPKDIVTHGAFLLVRRPLRRS, from the coding sequence ATGCCCATGGTCGTCGTGGTCACACGCGATGTCGAAGACCGCTATCGCGGCTTTCTGGGGTCGGTGATGCTGGAACTCGCCCCCGGCGTCTACGCCCACCCGCGCATGAGCGCCGGTGTGCGCGGCCGTGTCTGGTCAGTGCTGACCGACTGGCATGACTCGCTGCGCCGGGGCGCCATCGTAATGACCTGGGCTGACCGTGCCGCCGACGGCGGCCTCGGCCTCGCTAGCCTTGGTGACCCGCCCAAGGATATCGTTACGCACGGCGCTTTCCTTCTCGTCCGACGCCCCTTGCGGCGAAGCTGA
- the tnpA gene encoding IS66-like element accessory protein TnpA, whose protein sequence is MSALDLTLDQEPVRVRRMEVITGDVGRRTWSPEEKERILAEAAVPGAVVSEVARRHGLRPQQVFGWRREARAANRFQEEGLVFAPVVLDTTPPPAVPKELPAIEVRIGDAVVRVPAGMDSATVKAVLGAVRASR, encoded by the coding sequence GTGTCTGCGCTCGACCTTACGCTTGACCAGGAGCCCGTGCGGGTGCGCCGGATGGAGGTGATCACCGGCGATGTGGGCCGCCGGACCTGGTCGCCGGAGGAGAAGGAACGGATTCTGGCCGAGGCCGCGGTGCCGGGGGCTGTTGTTTCCGAGGTGGCTCGGCGTCACGGATTGCGGCCCCAGCAAGTGTTCGGCTGGCGCCGGGAAGCGCGTGCCGCCAACCGCTTCCAGGAAGAGGGCTTGGTGTTCGCGCCGGTGGTGCTGGACACCACGCCGCCCCCAGCCGTGCCGAAGGAGCTCCCGGCCATTGAGGTGCGGATCGGCGATGCGGTGGTGCGCGTGCCGGCCGGCATGGACAGCGCCACCGTCAAGGCGGTGCTGGGCGCGGTGAGGGCGTCACGGTGA
- the tnpB gene encoding IS66 family insertion sequence element accessory protein TnpB (TnpB, as the term is used for proteins encoded by IS66 family insertion elements, is considered an accessory protein, since TnpC, encoded by a neighboring gene, is a DDE family transposase.), giving the protein MIGIEGAVRVLVAAKPVDFRKGMDGLAALVQQQLGADPFSGVVYVFRSKRADRVKLLHWDGTGLVLIAKRLEAGQFRWPAIRDGVIRLTPAQLSALVEGLDWTRVRAVRGPRPTSAG; this is encoded by the coding sequence GTGATCGGCATCGAGGGCGCGGTGCGAGTTCTGGTCGCCGCCAAGCCGGTCGACTTCCGCAAGGGCATGGATGGGCTGGCCGCCCTGGTGCAGCAGCAACTGGGGGCGGATCCCTTCAGCGGGGTCGTTTACGTCTTCCGCTCCAAGCGAGCCGATCGGGTGAAACTCCTGCACTGGGATGGCACCGGACTGGTTCTCATCGCGAAGAGATTGGAGGCCGGCCAGTTCCGCTGGCCAGCGATCCGCGACGGCGTGATCCGGCTGACCCCGGCTCAGCTCTCGGCGCTCGTCGAGGGCCTGGACTGGACCCGGGTCCGCGCCGTGCGGGGGCCTCGGCCGACGTCCGCCGGCTGA
- a CDS encoding recombinase family protein, translated as MSLKITADHLGRGAAIYVRQSTPGQVTGHAESRRRQYALADAARTAGFVDVAIIDEDLGRSGSGLEARPGFQKLAAAVCAGTVGAVYCIEASRLARNGRDWHHLIDLCALAGTLVIDPDGVYDPRLLNDRLLLGLKGTMSEYELSLLRQRGIEARDGKARRGELRFTLPPGYCWSEAGRIEIDPDERVADAIRMLFRKFRELGSARQVFLWARSAGLSLPVVQRNLSACKILWQPPAYRKRCFQATAVSACRA; from the coding sequence ATGAGCCTCAAGATCACCGCTGATCACCTCGGCCGCGGGGCCGCGATCTATGTCCGCCAATCCACTCCCGGCCAGGTGACCGGCCACGCCGAGAGCCGCCGCCGGCAATATGCGCTGGCCGACGCGGCGCGCACGGCCGGCTTCGTCGACGTGGCGATCATCGACGAGGACCTCGGCCGCTCCGGGTCCGGGCTGGAGGCACGGCCGGGGTTCCAGAAGCTGGCGGCGGCCGTCTGCGCCGGCACGGTCGGCGCGGTCTATTGCATCGAGGCGTCGCGCTTGGCCCGAAACGGCCGGGATTGGCACCACCTCATCGACCTCTGTGCCCTGGCTGGGACGTTGGTGATCGATCCGGACGGGGTCTATGATCCACGGCTGTTGAACGATCGCTTGCTGCTCGGACTGAAGGGAACGATGTCGGAGTACGAGCTCAGCCTGTTGCGCCAGCGCGGCATCGAAGCCCGCGACGGCAAGGCTCGAAGAGGCGAGCTGCGGTTCACGCTGCCGCCCGGCTACTGCTGGAGTGAGGCCGGGCGGATCGAGATCGATCCGGACGAGCGCGTCGCCGACGCCATCCGGATGCTGTTCCGCAAGTTCCGCGAACTGGGCAGCGCCCGCCAGGTCTTCCTGTGGGCGCGATCCGCCGGCCTGTCGCTTCCGGTCGTCCAGCGCAACCTCTCCGCCTGCAAGATCCTCTGGCAGCCGCCGGCCTATCGTAAGCGGTGTTTTCAGGCCACGGCGGTTTCGGCCTGCCGGGCATAG
- a CDS encoding IS3 family transposase (programmed frameshift) → MTKTRRSFTDEFKREAVALLEASGRPLEHVARELGLQASVLRNWRRVAQGHPPRPRSGSPAVSDTAMPAKPDEQTAEIARLRRELERVRQERDILKKGHQHLLGNTEMRFRFIEDHRDEFPTRLMCSVLEVSASGYYAWRGRPESQRAAANRQLLVEVRRVHGHHHGRYGSPRVHAALRAEGVAASRGRVARLMRRHGIRGAAARRFRPVTTDSRHGLPVAPDLLGQAFQVAEPNRVWLADITYLPTAEGWLYLAALLDLATRKIVGWAMRDHMRAELATSALVMAIQRQRPAVGLIQHSDRGSQYASRDYRDLLQAAGMRQSMSRKGCCYDNAPMESFFHTLKVELVHRTRFETRDQARREVFAYIETYYNRQRAHSAIGYITPNRPS, encoded by the exons ATGACGAAGACGAGGCGATCCTTCACGGACGAGTTCAAGCGTGAGGCTGTTGCCCTGCTGGAAGCGAGCGGTCGGCCCCTGGAGCATGTGGCGCGGGAGTTGGGCCTGCAGGCCTCGGTGCTGCGGAACTGGCGGCGGGTAGCCCAAGGCCACCCGCCGCGCCCACGGTCTGGTTCCCCTGCCGTATCCGACACGGCCATGCCGGCCAAGCCGGATGAGCAGACGGCGGAGATCGCGAGGCTGCGACGCGAGCTGGAGCGCGTCCGGCAGGAACGCGACATTTTAAAAAAGG GCCATCAGCATCTTCTCGGAAACACTGAGATGAGGTTCCGCTTCATTGAGGACCACCGGGACGAGTTCCCGACCCGGCTTATGTGCTCGGTGCTCGAGGTGTCCGCCAGCGGTTACTACGCGTGGCGTGGGCGGCCGGAAAGCCAGCGGGCCGCCGCCAACCGACAGCTTCTGGTCGAGGTCCGACGTGTTCATGGTCACCACCATGGCCGCTATGGCAGCCCGCGCGTGCATGCAGCCCTCCGCGCGGAGGGCGTCGCCGCCAGCCGGGGCCGGGTGGCGCGTCTGATGCGCCGGCACGGCATCCGGGGTGCCGCCGCACGCCGGTTCCGGCCCGTCACGACCGACAGCCGCCATGGCCTGCCAGTCGCTCCCGATCTGCTGGGCCAGGCCTTCCAGGTAGCCGAGCCCAACCGGGTCTGGCTTGCCGACATCACCTACCTGCCCACCGCTGAAGGCTGGCTGTATCTGGCGGCTCTCCTCGACTTGGCGACCCGGAAGATCGTTGGATGGGCGATGCGCGACCATATGCGCGCCGAACTCGCCACCTCCGCCCTGGTCATGGCCATCCAGCGTCAACGGCCAGCCGTGGGCCTCATCCAGCATTCCGATCGCGGCAGTCAGTATGCCTCCCGGGATTACCGGGACCTGTTGCAGGCGGCCGGGATGCGGCAATCCATGTCGCGCAAGGGCTGCTGCTACGATAATGCTCCCATGGAGAGCTTCTTCCACACTCTCAAGGTCGAGTTGGTCCATCGTACTCGGTTCGAAACCCGCGACCAGGCGCGCCGGGAGGTGTTCGCCTACATCGAAACCTACTACAATCGCCAACGCGCCCACTCGGCCATCGGATACATCACCCCGAACAGGCCGAGCTAA
- a CDS encoding Calx-beta domain-containing protein produces MLRVKEGGSDPLAALDNWYYLLTDKYYFSDQNVNFLTLDYAPGLIGGAVNDTLTGNSSSDLIVGNGGDDTLTGNAGRDWLYGGAGNDLLQGGADHDQLFGGDGNDTLDSGSGNDTLDGGAGDDVVVYAGPWTSYLILRPGPTDYLVYKPDGVDSLHDVEYVRFGSDPQVHLSVLGVNLAPTMDSDLLVGLAGADTIFALDGDDRVYGMEGNDALFGQGGDDLLHGNLGDDVLYGWTGKDQLYGDEGNDTLYGEDGDDTLDGGDGDDSLVGGPGNDVLQGGAGTDIAVFDGERSAYTVTVEADGTVRVVGSSGTTTLTGVEFARFGTAPPVLLSDTRATAVLTIAAADASKAEGDNGPTAFTFTVTRSGDTTGSSSVAYAVTGSGPSAADAADFTGGVLPSGTVSFAPGETSKTITVQVAGDTAVESDEGFTVTLSNPGGAVIATASATGTIRNEDPVDPRLSAPASLTLLAGSPTAIPGLSVADGDSAAVTVTLTPLNGSLTVGGPATVATLAGVTTVSGSVAQVNASLATLGFTGTAGRTAASIGVTVSDGDPATPDAGGSIALTLLNSPTVTLPALPNMLAGTTALLPGLSVADADGDSLTLRLGVTGGTLSAAAAAGAAVTADGAGGLTIGGPAAAINATLATLGFTAGTAGTATLTARVEDGDARTVPATASASFALLNGTSLTLPRLDALIVGQTAALSGLRLENPDDGQVTVRLTPAGAVLALSAVAGVQVTDLGNGAMALGGAASAVGRVLATLTMTPVPGATVATIRLEADFADPALPDRSGTLTLPVAALPAAGGDVAATAPDGGAAAVIRDSRPAAANLRIAPAVLSDPDGVPPAGMRILAVSGGTLAAADGSAILLGPAGTVLPLAAGGADLRFTPAAGHLGTATVTYVLVDAAVGSLNSAPSTARLVVGMPAPALGAVTYDATAVRLTGSAAAGSRVEVYRDADNNGRLDSGEALAGSVTLAAGETAFSLSVPLASGGYNDFLLVAVDPSSGTTSAATDVVSRFLAVGDGNGPQAAVEMTTDAAGRQTLSVAVPPGGTAPVPLSLTGGTASDGTTPLLAAALPAGLSLTATGPEAPQTPAQAAAVLAGVLQERVAASGGGSGLAAAIAAAFASPAGPSGLTVRSIVPTAPQGSATAPVALRGTGAAEALLIDAGGLPVGTVLQLDEIDFAFVMGPAIVTGGAGDNRLYGDDAAQRVGMGAGNDTVFGGGGLDMLDGGSGNDVIDGGEGEDTLFGGSGEDRLSGGAGADAVSGGTGNDLIALGGGNDLADGNEDNDVLFAEEGDDTVFGGAGDDILVLGSGNDVADGGLGADALDGGEGDDTLFGGAGSDTVFGGSGSDLLVLGGGNDVADGGSGADALDGGEGDDTLFGGTGNDTIFGGAGADILVGGMATTCCSSTRETTSAGVARERTSSFSAPPPAPWRWPTSCRASTGWRCRTRRSGSPR; encoded by the coding sequence GTGCTTAGGGTCAAGGAGGGAGGTAGCGATCCTCTTGCCGCTTTGGACAACTGGTACTATCTGCTAACGGATAAGTACTATTTTTCTGATCAAAACGTCAATTTTCTGACTCTTGATTATGCGCCAGGCCTGATCGGAGGGGCGGTCAACGATACGCTGACCGGCAACAGCTCCAGCGACCTGATCGTCGGCAACGGCGGGGACGACACGCTGACCGGCAACGCCGGCCGCGACTGGCTGTATGGCGGCGCGGGCAACGATCTGCTGCAGGGCGGTGCCGACCACGACCAGCTGTTCGGCGGTGACGGCAATGACACGCTGGACAGCGGCAGCGGCAACGACACGCTGGACGGCGGCGCCGGAGACGACGTCGTCGTTTATGCCGGCCCCTGGACCTCCTATCTCATTCTCCGGCCGGGGCCGACCGACTATCTGGTCTACAAGCCCGACGGCGTCGACAGCCTGCATGACGTCGAATATGTCCGCTTCGGCAGCGACCCGCAGGTCCATCTCTCGGTACTGGGCGTCAATCTGGCCCCCACCATGGACAGCGACCTTCTGGTCGGGCTCGCCGGGGCGGACACCATCTTCGCGCTCGACGGCGACGACCGGGTCTACGGCATGGAGGGCAACGATGCCCTGTTCGGGCAGGGCGGCGACGACCTGCTCCACGGCAACCTCGGCGACGATGTGCTGTACGGCTGGACCGGCAAGGACCAGCTCTATGGCGACGAGGGCAACGACACGCTGTACGGCGAGGACGGCGACGACACGCTGGACGGCGGCGACGGCGACGACAGCCTGGTCGGCGGGCCGGGCAACGACGTTCTGCAGGGTGGCGCCGGCACCGACATTGCGGTCTTCGATGGCGAGCGCTCGGCCTACACCGTCACAGTGGAAGCGGACGGTACCGTCCGGGTGGTTGGCAGCAGCGGAACCACCACGCTGACCGGCGTCGAGTTCGCCCGCTTCGGGACGGCGCCGCCGGTCCTGCTGTCGGACACCCGAGCGACCGCCGTCCTGACCATCGCCGCCGCCGATGCCTCCAAGGCGGAAGGCGACAACGGACCGACTGCCTTCACCTTCACCGTCACCCGCTCCGGCGACACCACCGGCAGTTCCTCGGTCGCCTATGCGGTGACCGGAAGCGGTCCGAGCGCGGCCGACGCCGCGGACTTCACCGGTGGCGTTCTGCCCTCCGGCACGGTCAGCTTCGCGCCGGGAGAGACCAGCAAGACCATCACCGTCCAGGTCGCCGGCGACACGGCCGTGGAGAGCGACGAAGGCTTCACCGTCACCCTGTCCAACCCGGGCGGCGCCGTCATCGCCACCGCCTCCGCCACCGGCACCATCCGCAACGAGGACCCGGTCGATCCGCGGCTGAGCGCGCCGGCCTCCCTGACCCTGCTGGCCGGCAGCCCGACCGCGATCCCCGGCCTGTCCGTCGCCGACGGGGACAGCGCGGCCGTCACCGTGACCCTGACGCCGCTCAACGGCAGCCTGACCGTGGGCGGACCGGCCACCGTCGCCACCCTGGCCGGCGTCACGACGGTGAGCGGCAGCGTGGCGCAGGTCAACGCCTCGCTGGCGACGCTGGGCTTCACCGGGACGGCCGGGCGGACCGCCGCCTCGATCGGCGTCACCGTCTCCGACGGCGATCCCGCGACGCCGGACGCCGGCGGCAGCATCGCGCTGACGCTGCTGAATTCCCCGACCGTGACCCTGCCGGCGCTGCCCAACATGCTGGCCGGCACGACGGCGCTCCTGCCGGGATTGAGCGTGGCGGACGCCGACGGGGACAGCCTGACCCTGCGGCTGGGCGTCACCGGCGGCACCCTGTCGGCCGCGGCGGCGGCCGGGGCGGCGGTGACCGCCGACGGGGCCGGCGGCCTGACCATCGGCGGGCCGGCCGCCGCGATCAACGCCACCCTCGCCACCCTCGGCTTCACCGCGGGCACGGCCGGAACCGCCACCCTGACGGCCCGGGTGGAGGATGGCGACGCCCGCACCGTTCCGGCCACCGCGAGCGCCAGCTTCGCCCTGCTGAACGGCACCTCCCTGACCCTGCCGCGGCTGGACGCGCTGATCGTCGGGCAGACGGCCGCACTGTCCGGCCTGCGGCTGGAGAACCCGGACGACGGGCAGGTGACGGTGCGGCTGACGCCGGCCGGCGCCGTCCTGGCCCTGTCCGCCGTCGCCGGGGTGCAGGTCACCGACCTCGGCAACGGCGCGATGGCGCTGGGCGGGGCCGCTAGCGCGGTCGGCCGGGTCCTGGCGACCCTGACGATGACGCCCGTCCCCGGCGCCACCGTGGCGACCATCCGGCTGGAGGCCGACTTCGCCGATCCCGCCCTGCCGGACCGCAGCGGCACCCTGACCCTGCCGGTCGCCGCCCTGCCGGCGGCGGGCGGCGACGTGGCGGCGACCGCCCCGGACGGCGGGGCCGCCGCGGTCATCCGCGACAGCCGGCCGGCCGCCGCCAACCTGCGCATCGCGCCGGCCGTGCTGAGCGATCCGGACGGCGTGCCGCCCGCCGGCATGCGCATCCTGGCGGTGAGCGGCGGCACGCTCGCCGCGGCCGACGGGTCCGCCATCCTGCTGGGGCCGGCCGGGACGGTGCTGCCCCTGGCGGCCGGCGGCGCCGACCTGCGCTTCACGCCGGCCGCCGGCCATCTCGGCACCGCGACCGTCACCTATGTTCTGGTGGACGCGGCGGTGGGCAGCCTGAACTCCGCCCCATCGACGGCGCGCCTCGTCGTCGGCATGCCCGCCCCGGCGCTGGGCGCTGTCACCTATGACGCCACGGCCGTCCGGCTGACCGGCAGCGCCGCCGCCGGATCGCGGGTGGAGGTCTACCGTGACGCCGACAACAACGGCCGGCTGGACAGCGGCGAGGCCCTGGCGGGATCCGTCACGCTGGCTGCGGGGGAGACCGCCTTCAGCCTGTCCGTGCCGCTGGCCTCCGGCGGCTACAACGACTTCCTGCTGGTGGCGGTCGATCCGTCCAGCGGCACCACCTCGGCGGCGACGGACGTGGTCTCCCGCTTCCTGGCGGTGGGGGACGGCAACGGCCCGCAGGCGGCGGTCGAGATGACGACCGACGCCGCCGGCCGGCAGACGCTCAGCGTTGCGGTTCCCCCCGGCGGCACGGCGCCGGTGCCGCTGTCCCTGACCGGCGGGACCGCGTCGGACGGCACGACGCCGCTGCTGGCCGCGGCGCTGCCGGCGGGGCTGTCCCTGACGGCGACCGGGCCGGAGGCGCCGCAGACCCCGGCGCAGGCGGCCGCGGTCCTGGCGGGAGTGCTGCAGGAACGCGTCGCCGCGAGCGGCGGCGGGAGCGGGCTGGCCGCGGCCATCGCCGCCGCCTTCGCCTCGCCGGCCGGGCCGAGCGGTCTCACCGTGCGCTCCATCGTGCCGACCGCCCCGCAGGGCAGCGCGACGGCCCCCGTCGCGCTCCGCGGCACCGGCGCTGCGGAGGCGCTGCTGATCGACGCCGGCGGGCTGCCGGTCGGGACGGTGCTGCAGTTGGACGAGATCGACTTCGCCTTCGTCATGGGGCCGGCCATCGTCACCGGCGGGGCGGGCGACAACCGGCTCTACGGCGACGATGCCGCGCAGAGGGTCGGGATGGGCGCCGGCAACGACACCGTCTTCGGCGGCGGCGGCCTGGACATGCTGGATGGCGGTTCGGGGAACGACGTCATCGACGGCGGCGAGGGCGAGGACACCCTGTTCGGCGGCTCCGGCGAGGACCGGCTGTCCGGCGGTGCCGGCGCGGACGCCGTGTCGGGCGGGACCGGCAACGACCTCATCGCCCTCGGCGGCGGCAACGACCTGGCCGACGGAAACGAGGACAACGACGTGCTGTTCGCCGAGGAGGGCGACGACACCGTCTTCGGCGGGGCGGGCGACGACATCCTGGTGCTCGGCAGCGGCAACGACGTGGCCGACGGCGGGCTCGGGGCCGACGCGCTGGACGGCGGCGAGGGCGACGACACGCTGTTCGGCGGCGCCGGCAGCGACACGGTCTTCGGCGGGTCGGGCAGCGACCTTCTGGTGCTCGGCGGCGGCAACGACGTGGCCGACGGCGGCTCCGGGGCCGACGCGCTGGACGGCGGCGAGGGCGACGACACGCTGTTCGGCGGCACCGGCAACGACACGATCTTTGGCGGAGCCGGGGCCGACATTCTGGTCGGGGGGATGGCGACGACCTGCTGTTCCTCGACCAGGGAAACGACATCGGCTGGGGTGGCGAGGGAGCGGACCTCTTCGTTTTCGGCGCCGCCTCCGGCACCGTGGCGGTGGCCGACTTCGTGCCGGGCGTCGACCGGCTGGCGCTGTCGGACCCGTCGATCGGGCTCGCCACGGTGA
- a CDS encoding 50S ribosomal protein L23, translating into MSKQSKPAVSRERMYDLILAPVITEKSTMASEHNQVTFRVPLMASTPEIKAAVEGLFNVKVTAVNTLITKGKTKRFRGTIGRRSDFKKAVVTLAEGNKIDVTTGI; encoded by the coding sequence ATGAGCAAGCAGTCGAAACCTGCGGTGAGCCGGGAGCGGATGTACGATCTGATTCTGGCTCCTGTCATCACCGAGAAGTCGACGATGGCCTCGGAGCATAACCAGGTCACCTTCCGCGTTCCGCTGATGGCCTCCACGCCGGAGATCAAGGCGGCCGTCGAGGGCCTGTTCAATGTGAAGGTTACCGCGGTCAACACCCTGATCACCAAGGGCAAGACCAAGCGTTTCCGCGGCACCATCGGCCGTCGCTCGGACTTCAAGAAGGCCGTCGTCACCCTCGCCGAGGGTAACAAGATCGACGTGACCACGGGCATCTGA